A single window of Methanococcoides methylutens DNA harbors:
- a CDS encoding monomethylamine:corrinoid methyltransferase, whose protein sequence is IAGWACATISEFTDLMTGNQYYPCAGPCTEMCLLEAAAQSVTDTASGREILSGVAAAKGVITDKTTGMEARMMGEVARATAGMDIDSVNAVLDKLVASYEGDYANAPEGKTFQECYDVATVTPTDEYVKVYEGARKKLEEFGLSF, encoded by the coding sequence AGATCGCAGGATGGGCATGTGCAACAATCAGTGAGTTCACAGACCTTATGACCGGTAACCAGTACTATCCATGTGCAGGTCCATGTACCGAGATGTGCCTCCTCGAAGCAGCAGCACAGTCAGTAACTGACACAGCATCCGGCCGTGAGATCCTCTCAGGTGTCGCAGCAGCAAAGGGTGTCATCACCGACAAAACAACCGGTATGGAAGCAAGGATGATGGGAGAAGTCGCACGTGCAACAGCAGGCATGGACATTGACTCCGTCAACGCTGTACTTGACAAACTTGTAGCATCATACGAAGGCGACTACGCAAATGCTCCTGAGGGTAAGACCTTCCAGGAATGTTACGATGTTGCAACCGTTACACCAACCGACGAGTACGTCAAGGTCTATGAGGGTGCAAGGAAGAAACTCGAAGAGTTCGGTCTTTCATTCTAA